The window GCCTATGATCGCCTAAAGCTGCATCTTGCAAAGGAGTTCTGTGAGTTGCCACACATGTCATACCCACTAGATGCTCCAACATACATACCAAAAATGTTGTTTGTGAAGTACTTGGATGACTATGTTGAGCGTTTCAATATTCAACCCAAGTATCTCACTAGTGTGGAGTCATCCACATTTGACGATGACGAAAAATGTTGGTCCATCGTGGCACATGACATGGCAAAGAGCACAATAGTCAGGTTCACAGCGAAGTTTCTTGTTGTGGCAAGTGGTGAGAACAGTGTAGAGAATATTCAAATGATCCCCGAACTGCAAAGTTTTCTGGGTGATGTCATCCACTCCTCAAGCTTCAAATCAGGCAAGAGCTACTCTGGCATGAATGTATTGGTCGTTGGATCTGGCAACTCTGGAATGGAAATTGCTTATTACCTTGCGGCCCATGGTGCCAATACTTCAGTCGTTATACGAAGCCCGGTATGTACACGCGCTATATATTATTTTTTGACCTGGAAACACTAGGgaatcccccacccccaccctacgGGCACTATATATTTTCAGTGGGTACATTGCAATTTCTTATTATAACCACCACTAGATGGATGCAATTTTTCAGAGTTATTACTAGAAAGTATTTCATGGTATAGAGCGATAGACTATTTTTATTACATGCACAAACAACTAAGCAATTAGACGAACTACAATGAAAAATTAACTCTTGAAAGAAGATGATTCTATGAAATTTTATTCGATGATGCAGGCTTCAAAAGAGATGTGACAAGTTTTGTGGTTGCAGATTCATGTAATGACAAAGGAACTAATCCGGTTGGGGATGACACTTGCTCGCCGCCTTCCACTGAATCTAGTGGATAACCTCCTTGTGATGGCGGCAAATTTAATATTTGGAGACCTGTCGAGGTATGGCATTAGAAGGCCAAAAATGGGTCCAATGACCCTCAAGTCAAAAACGGGTCGATCCGCTGTTATTGATGTTGGCACTGTTGGGTTAATCAAAAAAGGTATCATCAAAGTAAGTATATCTTAACATGACATAAATGTCATAACATATGTTGTCTTTATATGCCAAGTTATCAATATTCTATTCTTCTCCTTCAGGTACAGGGGAGCATTAGTAAGATCACGGGCGATATAGTTGAATTTCAATGCAGTAAAAAGATATCATTTGACGTGATTGTGTTTGCAACTGGATACAAAAGCACAGCAAATATATGGATGAAGGTAACAACA is drawn from Triticum dicoccoides isolate Atlit2015 ecotype Zavitan chromosome 4A, WEW_v2.0, whole genome shotgun sequence and contains these coding sequences:
- the LOC119289710 gene encoding probable indole-3-pyruvate monooxygenase YUCCA11, with the protein product MENVVVLVVGAGPAGLATAACLSQFSIPYVIVERESCSASLWRNRAYDRLKLHLAKEFCELPHMSYPLDAPTYIPKMLFVKYLDDYVERFNIQPKYLTSVESSTFDDDEKCWSIVAHDMAKSTIVRFTAKFLVVASGENSVENIQMIPELQSFLGDVIHSSSFKSGKSYSGMNVLVVGSGNSGMEIAYYLAAHGANTSVVIRSPIHVMTKELIRLGMTLARRLPLNLVDNLLVMAANLIFGDLSRYGIRRPKMGPMTLKSKTGRSAVIDVGTVGLIKKGIIKVQGSISKITGDIVEFQCSKKISFDNGESMLNGNGLPIKEYSNHWKGENGLYCAGLGRRGLAGIAADAKNIANDIKSVIGAMSS